The Zygosaccharomyces rouxii strain CBS732 chromosome A complete sequence genome window below encodes:
- the ARO2 gene encoding bifunctional chorismate synthase/riboflavin reductase [NAD(P)H] ARO2 (highly similar to uniprot|P28777 Saccharomyces cerevisiae YGL148W ARO2 Bifunctional chorismate synthase and flavin reductase catalyzes the conversion of 5-enolpyruvylshikimate 3-phosphate (EPSP) to form chorismate which is a precursor to aromatic amino acids): protein MSTFGHIFRVTTYGESHCRSVGCIVDGVPPGMSLTDKDIQPQLSRRRPGQSKLSTPRNEKDKVEIQAGIEFNKTLGTPIAMLIRNEDQRPHDYSDMDNYPRPSHADYTYMEKYGLKASSGGGRASARETIGRVAAGAIAEKFLSQVSNVEIVGFVSQIGSVKMNRDTFDPHFHHLLNTITREKVDSAGFIRCPDAAIAAEMVKEIEKYRGQKDSIGGVVTCVIRNLPAGIGEPCFDKVEALLAHAMLSIPASKGFEIGSGFSGVSKPGSQHNDLFVFDEETQKLRTKTNNSGGVQGGITNGENVYFSVAFKSVATIAQEQETATYDGKAGVLAAKGRHDPAVTPRAIPIVESMAALVLADSLLIQKSRDFARSVTH from the coding sequence ATGTCGACATTTGGTCATATTTTCCGTGTAACCACCTATGGTGAATCTCACTGTAGGTCCGTGGGATGTATAGTTGACGGTGTGCCTCCTGGTATGTCCCTTACCGACAAAGATATTCAACCTCAGctatcaagaagaagaccTGGTCAATCAAAATTGTCAACACCTAGAAATGAGAAGGACAAGGTTGAAATCCAAGCAGGTATTGAATTTAATAAGACTTTGGGTACACCTATTGCGATGTTAATTAGAAATGAAGATCAAAGGCCTCATGATTACTCAGACATGGATAACTATCCAAGACCATCTCATGCTGATTATACGTACATGGAGAAATATGGTCTCAAGGCATCATCAGGTGGTGGTCGTGCGTCTGCAAGAGAAACTATTGGTCGTGTTGCAGCAGGTGCTATTGCTGAGAAGTTTTTATCACAGGTTTCCAACGTTGAGATCGTTGGATTTGTTTCACAGATTGGATCTGTTAAAATGAACCGTGATACTTTTGATCCACATTTCCACCACTTGCTCAACACCATCACTAGAGAAAAAGTGGATTCTGCAGGTTTTATCAGATGTCCTGATGCGGCTATCGCAGCTGAAATggttaaagaaattgaaaaatatagAGGTCAAAAGGATTCTATCGGTGGTGTTGTTACTTGTGTGATTAGAAATTTACCTGCTGGTATTGGTGAACCTTGTTTCGATAAAGTGGAAGCATTGTTAGCACATGCAATGTTATCAATTCCTGCATCTAaaggttttgaaattggttctGGTTTTTCAGGTGTTTCCAAGCCAGGTTCTCAACATAACGATTTATTTGTGTTCGATGAGGAGACTCAAAAACTAAGAACAAAGACTAACAACTCCGGTGGTGTCCAAGGGGGTATTACCAACGGTGAAAACGTCTATTTCTCTGTGGCGTTCAAGTCTGTGGCTACTATCGctcaagaacaagagacTGCTACTTATGATGGTAAAGCTGGTGTCTTAGCTGCCAAGGGTAGACATGATCCTGCAGTGACCCCAAGAGCTATCCCAATTGTAGAATCTATGGCAGCTTTAGTGCTAGCAGATTCCTTGTTGATCCAAAAATCCAGAGATTTTGCAAGAAGTGTAACTCATTAA
- the CYK3 gene encoding Cyk3p (similar to uniprot|Q07533 Saccharomyces cerevisiae YDL117W CYK3 SH3-domain protein located in the mother-bud neck and the cytokinetic actin ring mutant phenotype and genetic interactions suggest a role in cytokinesis), protein MSVSIQVPPLPFKVKARYGWSGQTKGDLGFLEGDVMEVTRITGDWFYGRLLRNKKCSGYFPNNFVNILQERLNRNQEAKKKEVMSQPPPPPPQESSRKVGIPPIPARSTEEGSPRSSRSSRSSKSSDGSLRAIAKRQQQQQEAANVRHLRSRGYHAYSSPTLPTVSPSGHEALSAKMYRIPESTSRRYEGESDFLPELPPIPISPRTDLHRRPKLPPSLKSKSAADLYAVGTSKDSFDYFQEHKNFYDGYHPSSSSSFTNDTTSMDLFSDAQYLENSALSSENSYAIMSDFSATSAGSFARHKFAQSFEDSLERSQNATGSGSLNDSGNGKMGGVLRRMVKKGSGSPVSDVPGSPVSGEYPKLPDLKSLVVNSTRSDARDWLTVKTHLNRSRSLTKHEKHPRYMRALEMHRDLVLHPQDAIYNGLNTNEVKAHGQPGIVDIELAGLNLEYIDNMTRKRCIKDGSMRLDDWAQTTFSARYATPVEKLRGIYVFCTEMFGLVDDNGCTDFSRQPSHLDRILYQKHCTPYQLTCLFKRLCNSLGITCEVVIGFLKTPISKTHEFKYNHCWLRVLANKEWRFIDVILGNVSNPVHEFVNNKRITRAENRYFLVEPLEFIYTHVPAKESEQHIVPSIDQLSALYLPLVFPSFFRNGLKLYKFSTALAYLEDSEIYECSIEIPSDIEVFASVVIPAENSKLAKASRKMDLALTQVKRHRVDSSRRIAVVKAILPPGVKEGALYIHSGLRGSQTTLANVHPLSMMVSLQHEGEEMKYEFVVRRPSENVQKVEMYVVEPQNKYLFVNNEYSFEIIQQPFDGILYNPSGINKNCKQPLALKSPSGKIYELKKNDPHFAFGTWKFNVVLKETGVWTGLVLADSGMGWCSFAEWLCI, encoded by the coding sequence ATGTCAGTTAGCATACAAGTACCACCTCTTCCGTTCAAAGTTAAGGCGAGATATGGTTGGTCAGGACAAACTAAAGGTGATTTGGGGTTTCTTGAAGGTGATGTGATGGAGGTGACAAGAATCACTGGTGATTGGTTTTATGGTCGTCTACTTAGAAATAAGAAATGCTCTGGTTATTTCCCCAATAACTTCGTGAATATTCTCCAGGAGCGTTTAAATAGGAATCAAGAAGCtaaaaagaaggaagtCATGTCacaaccaccaccaccaccaccacaagAAAGTAGTAGGAAAGTTGGAATTCCACCAATCCCAGCAAGAAGTACAGAAGAAGGGTCGCCGAGATCTTCACGGTCTTCGAGATCTTCAAAATCGTCAGATGGGTCCCTGAGAGCTATAGCAAAgagacaacaacaacaacaagaagctGCCAACGTGAGACATTTAAGGTCAAGAGGTTATCATGCGTATTCATCGCCAACTCTTCCAACGGTATCACCTAGTGGACATGAGGCACTGTCTGCAAAGATGTATAGAATCCCAGAATCTACATCGAGGCGATATGAAGGGGAATCAGATTTCTTACCAGAACTTccaccaattccaatttcGCCACGAACTGATCTTCATCGCCGTCCGAAACTGCCGCCAAGCTTAAAATCTAAATCGGCGGCAGATTTATATGCAGTTGGAACCTCAAAAGATTCATTTGACTATTTTCAAGAGCATAAAAATTTCTACGATGGATATCATCCATCGAGTTCATCCTCGTTTACCAATGACACAACTTCAATGGATCTTTTCTCGGATGCTCAatacttggaaaattcGGCTCTGAGTAGTGAAAATAGTTATGCCATTATGAGTGATTTCAGTGCTACTAGTGCTGGTAGTTTTGCTAGACATAAATTTGCTCAATCCTTTGAAGACTCTCTAGAAAGATCTCAAAATGCTACTGGTAGCGGTTCTCTAAATGATTCCGGTAACGGCAAGATGGGAGGTGTGCTTCGAAGAATGGTTAAAAAGGGTAGTGGTTCACCAGTAAGTGATGTTCCAGGAAGTCCGGTTTCAGGTGAATATCCAAAACTGCCAGATCTCAAGTCATTAGTAGTCAATTCAACGAGATCAGATGCTCGTGATTGGCTCACCGTTAAGACTCATCTGAACAGATCAAGGTCCCTAACCAAACATGAAAAGCATCCAAGGTACATGCGAGCCCTTGAAATGCATAGAGATTTGGTATTACATCCGCAAGATGCAATTTACAATGGCTTAAATACGAATGAAGTTAAGGCACATGGTCAACCGGGGATTGTAGATATCGAATTAGCTGGCCTCAATTTGGAATATATCGATAATATGACAAGGAAAAGATGCATAAAGGATGGATCAATGAGGCTGGACGATTGGGCGCAGACTACTTTTTCTGCTAGGTATGCCACTCCAgtggaaaaattaagaGGCATATACGTTTTCTGTACAGAGATGTTTGGATTAGTCGACGATAACGGTTGTACTGATTTTTCGAGGCAACCATCTCATTTAGATCGaattctttatcaaaaGCATTGTACGCCTTACCAATTGACATGTCTCTTCAAAAGGTTATGCAACTCTCTAGGGATTACGTGTGAGGTTGTCATTGGATTTTTAAAGACACCCATTTCCAAAACACATGAATTTAAATACAATCACTGCTGGTTGAGAGTGTTAGCAAACAAGGAATGGAGGTTTATCGATGTCATTCTGGGGAACGTTTCAAACCCAGTGCATGAATTTGTTAATAACAAAAGAATAACGAGGGCAGAGAATAGGTATTTCTTGGTGGAACCTCTAGAGTTCATCTATACACACGTTCCTGCCAAAGAATCGGAACAACATATTGTTCCCAGCATTGATCAATTATCGGCACTATATCTGCCCTTAGTCTTCCCATCTTTCTTTAGAAATGGGTTGAAGCTTTACAAATTTAGTACCGCATTAGCATATTTGGAGGATTCGGAGATTTATGAATGTTCTATTGAAATCCCTAGTGACATTGAAGTATTTGCATCAGTGGTTATCCCCGCAGAAAATTCGAAACTTGCTAAGGCATCTAGAAAGATGGATTTGGCATTGACTCAAGTGAAAAGACATAGAGTGGATAGTTCACGCAGAATAGCCGTCGTAAAGGCCATCTTACCGCCGGGCGTGAAGGAAGGTGCCTTGTACATCCATTCTGGGTTAAGAGGATCTCAAACAACCTTAGCCAATGTCCATCCATTGTCCATGATGGTGTCACTACAAcatgaaggtgaagagaTGAAATATGAATTCGTAGTTCGTAGACCTTCCGAAAATGTACAAAAAGTGGAAATGTACGTTGTGGAACCTCAGAACAAGTATTTGTTTGTCAATAACGAATACAGCTTTGAAATAATTCAACAGCCTTTTGATGGGATATTATACAACCCTTCTGGTatcaacaagaattgtaaGCAACCGTTGGCTCTAAAATCACCCTCTGGTAAAATTTACgaattaaagaagaatgaTCCTCACTTTGCATTTGGAACTTGGAAATTCAACGTCGTTCTTAAGGAAACAGGTGTTTGGACAGGTTTAGTTCTAGCTGATTCTGGTATGGGCTGGTGCAGTTTCGCTGAATGGCTCTGTATTTAA
- the INO80 gene encoding chromatin-remodeling ATPase INO80 (similar to uniprot|P53115 Saccharomyces cerevisiae YGL150C INO80 ATPase that forms a large complex containing actin and several actin-related proteins), protein MSLAALLNKEEGEQIPTPTSTPPAPVVSPVTGDESSRNTAIVNGNGIMDPVQKYLQGLNRDFSVVSQRDALEHEYQDWKFINYQEFELVSEWNNQSKDWKGAALDSLYKDMATTKAEWDTYAKYKENKLKLLGEMDDVVEDEKPKKPKRAPRKRKIQEVDEDDQVVENGGDTVEHLQQPVEEKYEVKQEEPDGSQQPSPLVNGKTHEEVEEDGGNEEDGDQDQEQDQDQEPDSVGDDVGTDMPAAGGAEADEAEEETQEPEQEEDSHDVQFSLEDDENDKDFLLDDDRPRPSSRKDKTVTLDSDRSKIVKELVKMCNKNKVVKVKKRRFTNAIVTDYNPLDSKLSVKVTLKQYHVRRLKRHINEAKRAAAVAEAAKAKEEAAKNKAKEPTGSPSSKKRKITAKDGSQDVTPANEIDSATASPTKNGLPTYGLKMTVKEARAIQRHYDNTFFTIWKDMARKDCAKMARLVQQIQSIRTANFKKTSSLCAREARKWQFRNFKQVKDFQTRARRGIREMSSFWKKNEREERDLKKKAEKEALESARKEDEARENKRQAKKLNFLLTQTELYSHFIGRKIKTNELEGAMADQQLQQQQQQQQQQQLHQHFQHGHVDLDATEANKTEFHNIDFDNEDDEQLRIKAAQNASNALAETRAKTKEFDDSSSNGEELNFQNPTSLGEITIEQPQMLACTLKEYQLKGLNWLANLYDQGINGILADEMGLGKTVQSISVLAHLAEKYNIWGPFLVVTPASTLHNWVNEISKFVPEFNILPYWGNGNDRKVLRRFWDRKNFRYTRDSPFHVMVTSYQMVVSDVTYLQKMKWQYMILDEAQAIKSSQSSRWRNLLSFHCRNRLLLTGTPIQNSMQELWALLHFIMPSLFDSHDEFNEWFSRDIESHAEANTTLNQQQLRRLHMILKPFMLRRVKKNVQSELGDKIEVDVMCDLTHRQAKLYQILKSQISTNYDAIENAAGSDDASSDQNLINTVMQFRKVCNHPDLFERADVSSPFGFVDFGKIASMAREGGISEVMYSTKNPITYQMPRLIYEDVVLPSFQNDIAARKKLLNVTMNVLDPVKNRDLIEHLRLLTGLKPNEFSEIASKDIVQRALEFNKEDSNKPLIQEIYDDGNCAPKNFKSGLHVYDKPERLLALSRTTTDGVLSSLVDIQNKIYDDQYFNCMHPGYRPGAASTPISIDVLGCRHLYERRGQELFNPTISQALSEIPPETQYNLKVEKKIPVDHFPITGKFPAAFNKYFSSPISMPSMDRFITESAKLRKLDELLVDLKRNGHRVLIYFQMTKMMDLMEEYLTYRQYKHIRLDGSSKLEDRRDLVHDWQTVPDLFVFLLSTRAGGLGINLTAADTVIFYDSDWNPTIDSQAMDRAHRLGQTRQVTVYRLLVRDTIEERMRDRAKQKEHVQQVVMEGKTQAKKVKRIEGEDNKETVTFK, encoded by the coding sequence ATGTCGTTGGCAGCGCTGCttaacaaagaagaaggtgaacAGATACCAACACCTACGtcaacaccaccagcacccGTAGTATCACCGGTGACAGGTGATGAAAGTAGTAGAAATACTGCAATTGTAAATGGTAACGGAATTATGGATCCAGTACAAAAATACTTACAGGGATTGAATCGAGATTTTTCAGTCGTTAGCCAAAGAGATGCCCTTGAGCATGAGTATCAAGACtggaaatttatcaattacCAGGAATTTGAGCTTGTGTCAGAGTGGAATAACCAATCCAAAGATTGGAAAGGGGCTGCTTTGGATTCCTTGTACAAAGATATGGCAACTACGAAAGCTGAATGGGATACATATGCCAAGTACAAGGAAAACAAGTTGAAACTACTTGGTGAAATGGACGATGTTGTAGAGGATGAGAAGCCAAAAAAGCCAAAAAGAGCTCCaaggaagagaaagatcCAGGAGGTGGATGAGGATGATCAAGTGGTAGAGAATGGCGGTGATACGGTTGAGCATTTGCAACAGCCGGTTGAAGAGAAATATGAAGTTAAACAAGAGGAGCCGGATGGATCGCAACAACCATCGCCGCTTGTCAATGGCAAAACACATGAggaagtggaagaagatggcggtaatgaagaagatggcgatcaagatcaagagcaggatcaagatcaagagcCAGACTCGGTTGGTGACGATGTGGGCACAGATATGCCGGCGGCTGGAGGTGCAGAAGCAGATGaagcagaggaagaaacGCAAGAACCAGAGCAAGAGGAGGATTCTCATGATGTTCAATTTTCATTGGAGGACGATGAAAACGATAAAGATTTCTTGTTAGACGACGACAGACCAAGGCCGTCGTCGAGAAAGGATAAAACTGTTACGTTGGATAGCGATAGATCAAAAATCGTTAAAGAACTGGTTAAAATGTGCAACAAGAACAAGGTTGTCAAAGTCAAGAAgagaagatttaccaatgCAATTGTTACCGATTACAATCCATTGGATTCGAAACTATCAGTCAAAGTTACATTAAAACAGTATCACGTGAGAAGGCTAAAAAGGCATATAAATGAAGCTAAAAGAGCTGCAGCAGTTGCAGAAGCCGCCAAGGCCAAAGAGGAAGCAGCTAAGAATAAGGCAAAGGAGCCAACTGGATCACCTAGTAGcaaaaagagaaaaattacagCTAAGGATGGATCACAAGACGTTACACCTGccaatgaaattgattctgCGACTGCATCACCAACAAAGAATGGATTACCAACTTATGGATTAAAGATGACTGTAAAGGAGGCAAGAGCAATTCAACGTCACTACGACAATactttcttcaccatttggaaagatATGGCTCGTAAGGATTGTGCAAAGATGGCAAGATTAGTTCAACAAATTCAATCGATTAGAACTGctaattttaaaaagaCTTCCTCATTATGTGCCAGAGAAGCAAGAAAATGGCAatttagaaatttcaaacaaGTCAAAGATTTCCAAACAAGAGCTAGAAGAGGTATCAGAGAAATGTCAtcattttggaagaagaacgaACGTGAAGAACGtgatttgaagaagaaagctgaaaaggaagCATTAGAATCGGCCAGAAAGGAGGATGAAGCTAGGGAAAATAAGAGACaagcaaagaaattaaatttcCTTTTAACCCAAACAGAATTGTACTCACATTTCATCGGTCGTAAAATTAAAACCaatgaattggaaggtGCAATGGCTGACCAGCAGctacaacagcagcaacagcagcaacagcaacaacaactgcATCAACATTTCCAACATGGTCATGTTGACTTAGACGCTACTGAAGCCAATAAGACTGAGTTCCATAATATCGATTTcgataatgaagatgatgaacaacTAAGAATCAAAGCCGCTCAAAATGCATCCAACGCTTTAGCAGAAACTAGAGCAAAGACAAAGGAATTCGatgattcttcatctaatggtgaagaattaaatttCCAAAACCCTACTTCATTGGGTGAAATTACCATCGAACAACCACAAATGTTAGCATGTACTTTAAAGGAATACCAGTTAAAGGGTTTAAACTGGCTGGCTAACTTGTATGATCAAGGTATCAATGGTATATTAGCAGACGAAATGGGGTTGGGTAAAACCGTTCAATCCATTTCTGTATTAGCACATTTGGCAGAAAAATATAATATTTGGGGGCCATTCTTAGTCGTCACACCTGCTTCCACTTTACACAATTGGGttaatgaaatttccaAGTTTGTTCCTGAATTTAACATCCTACCTTATTGGGGGAATGGTAATGATCGTAAAGTTTTAAGAAGATTTTGGGATaggaaaaatttcagataTACAAGAGATTCTCCCTTCCACGTTATGGTTACTTCTTATCAAATGGTCGTTTCAGATGTTACTTATTtacagaaaatgaaatggcAATACATGATCTTAGATGAGGCTCAAGCTATTAAGTCTTCACAATCTTCACGTTGGAGAAATCTTTTGAGTTTCCACTGTCGTAACAGATTGCTTTTGACAGGTACTCCAATTCAAAATAGCATGCAGGAATTGTGGGCATTGTTACATTTCATCATGCCTTCGTTGTTCGATTCTCACGATGAGTTTAATGAATGGTTTTCTAGAGATATTGAATCTCATGCCGAGGCCAATACAACCTTAAACCAACAACAGTTAAGACGTTTACACATGATCTTGAAACCTTTCATGTTAAGGCGTGTGAAGAAGAACGTTCAATCAGAATTGGGTGATAAGATCGAAGTGGATGTCATGTGTGATTTAACCCATAGACAAGCTaaactttaccaaattctAAAATCCCAAATATCAACTAATTACGATGCTATTGAAAATGCCGCTGGTTCGGATGATGCTTCATCGGATCAGAATTTAATCAACACCGTCATGCAATTCCGGAAAGTTTGTAATCATCCAGATCTTTTCGAAAGAGCAGATgtatcatcaccatttggatttgtGGATTTCGGTAAAATAGCTTCAATGGCAAGAGAAGGCGGTATTAGTGAAGTCATGTATTCAACAAAGAATCCAATTACTTATCAAATGCCCCGCTTAATTTACGAAGATGTGGTTCTACCAAGTTTCCAAAACGATATTGCAGCACGTAAAAAGCTTTTGAACGTTACCATGAACGTCCTTGATCCAGTTAAAAACAGAGATCTTATCGAACATTTGAGATTACTCACGGGTTTAAAACCCAATGAATTCTCAGAAATTGCAAGTAAAGATATTGTTCAGAGGGCACTCGAATTTAATAAGGAAGATTCGAACAAACCTTTGATCCAAGAAATCTACGATGATGGTAACTGTGCTCCAAAGAACTTTAAGAGCGGTCTACATGTATATGATAAGCCTGAAAGGTTGCTTGCTCTATCAAGAACTACCACAGATGGTGTGTTGAGTTCATTAGTGGAcattcaaaataaaatctaCGATGACcaatatttcaattgtATGCACCCTGGCTACCGCCCCGGAGCTGCTTCTACGCCAATATCTATTGACGTTCTTGGTTGCCGTCATCTCTATGAGAGAAGAGGACAGGAATTATTTAACCCTACCATTTCACAAGCACTGTCAGAAATTCCACCGGAGACTCAATATAACTTGAAGgtggaaaagaagattcCTGTAGACCACTTCCCGATTACCGGTAAATTTCCAGCCGCTTTCAACAAATACTTTTCATCTCCAATTTCTATGCCCTCTATGGATAGATTTATCACTGAATCTGCtaaattgagaaaattaGATGAGTTACTTGTTGATTTGAAACGCAACGGCCATAGAGTATTGATTTATTTCCaaatgacgaagatgatggaTTTAATGGAAGAATATCTGACTTACAGACAATACAAACACATTCGTCTCGATGGTTCTTCTAAATTAGAAGATCGTCGTGATTTGGTTCATGACTGGCAAACTGTTCCAGATCTATTCGTCTTCCTTTTGAGTACCAGAGCTGGTGGTCTTGGTATTAATCTAACGGCCGCGGACACTGTGATCTTTTACGATTCTGACTGGAATCCAACCATTGATTCTCAAGCAATGGATAGAGCTCATAGACTGGGTCAAACGAGACAAGTCACTGTCTACAGATTACTTGTTCGTGATACTATCGAGGAAAGAATGAGAGATAGAGCCAAACAGAAGGAACACGTTCAACAAGTTGTCATGGAAGGTAAGACTCAAGCTAAAAAGGTGAAGAGAATAGAGGGCGAAGATAATAAGGAAACAGTTACATTCAAATAG